One region of Peromyscus eremicus chromosome 4, PerEre_H2_v1, whole genome shotgun sequence genomic DNA includes:
- the Rtn4rl2 gene encoding reticulon-4 receptor-like 2, translating to MLPGLRRLLQGPASACLLLTLLGLPPVTPSCPMLCTCYPSPPTVSCQANNFSSVPLSLPPSTQRLFLQNNLIRSLRPGTFGPNLLTLWLFSNNLSTIYPGTFRHLQALEELDLGDNRHLRSLEPDTFQGLERLQSLHLYRCQLSSLPGNIFRGLVSLQYLYLQENSLLHLQDDLFADLANLSHLFLHGNRLRLLTEHVFRGLGSLDRLLLHGNRLQGVHRAAFRGLSRLTILYLFNNSLASLPGEALADLPALEFLRLNANPWACDCRARPLWAWFQHARVSSSDVTCATPPERQGRDLRALREADFQSCPPPTPTRPGSRARGNSSSNHLYGVAEAGAPPADPSTLYRDLPAEDSRGRQGGDAPTEDDYWGGYGGEDQRGEQTCPGAACQAPADSRGPALSAGLCTPLLCLLLLAPHHL from the exons ATGCTGCCCGGGCTCCGGCGCCTGCTGCAAG gtcctgcctcagcctgcctgcTGCTGACACTCCTGGGCCTCCCTCCTGTGACCCCCAGCTGCCCTATGCTCTGCACCTGCTACCCCTCCCCACCCACGGTGAGCTGCCAGGCCAACAACTTCTCTTCAGTGCCGCTGTCCCTGCCACCCAGCACCCAGCGACTCTTCCTGCAGAACAACCTCATTCGCTCCCTGCGGCCAGGCACCTTCGGCCCCAACCTGCTCACCCTGTGGCTCTTCTCCAACAACCTGTCTACCATCTACCCCGGCACCTTCCGCCATCTGCAGGCCCTCGAGGAGCTGGACCTTGGTGACAATCGGCACCTTCGCTCCCTGGAGCCCGATACCTTCCAGGGCCTGGAGCGGCTGCAGTCCTTACATCTCTACCGCTGCCAGCTCAGCAGCCTGCCTGGCAACATTTTCCGAGGCCTGGTCAGCCTACAGTACCTCTACCTCCAGGAGAACAGCCTGCTCCACCTACAG GATGACTTGTTCGCGGACCTGGCCAACCTGAGCCACCTCTTCCTCCACGGGAACCGCCTGCGGCTGCTCACGGAGCACGTGTTCCGCGGCCTGGGCAGCCTGGACCGGCTGCTGCTGCACGGGAACCGGCTGCAGGGCGTGCACCGCGCGGCCTTCCGCGGCCTCAGCCGCCTCACCATCCTCTACTTGTTCAACAACAGCCTGGCCTCGCTGCCGGGCGAGGCGCTGGCCGATCTGCCGGCTCTCGAGTTCCTGCGGCTCAACGCCAACCCCTGGGCGTGCGACTGCCGCGCTCGGCCGCTCTGGGCCTGGTTCCAGCACGCGCGGGTGTCCAGCTCCGACGTGACCTGCGCCACCCCGCCCGAGCGCCAGGGCCGGGACCTGCGCGCGCTGCGCGAGGCCGATTTCCAATCGTGCCCGCCGCCCACGCCCACGCGGCCGGGCAGCCGCGCGCGTGGCAACAGCTCCTCCAACCACCTGTACGGCGTGGCCGAGGCGGGCGCGCCCCCCGCGGACCCGTCCACGCTCTACCGAGACCTGCCCGCCGAGGACTCGAGGGGGCGTCAGGGCGGGGACGCGCCCACCGAGGACGACTACTGGGGTGGCTACGGCGGCGAGGACCAGCGGGGCGAGCAGACGTGCCCCGGGGCCGCGTGCCAGGCGCCCGCAGACTCGCGTGGCCCCGCGCTCTCGGCCGGGCTGTGCACCCCTCTGCTCTGCCTCTTGCTCCTGGCGCCCCATCACCTCTGA